Proteins from one Anaerolineae bacterium genomic window:
- a CDS encoding TRAM domain-containing protein — protein sequence EARRQELEKLQERIAGEINAALLGKSVEVLVEERQKGRWRGRTRQNKLVFFESEEELAGALVDVRITWAGPWSLIGELERIKARTP from the coding sequence GAAGCGCGCCGGCAGGAGCTGGAGAAGCTTCAGGAGCGCATTGCCGGCGAGATCAATGCCGCTCTGCTGGGCAAGAGCGTCGAGGTACTGGTGGAGGAGCGGCAGAAGGGCCGCTGGCGCGGCAGAACCAGGCAGAACAAGCTGGTCTTCTTTGAGAGCGAGGAGGAACTGGCCGGCGCGCTGGTGGACGTGCGCATCACCTGGGCCGGCCCTTGGTCCCTCATCGGCGAGCTGGAGCGGATAAAGGCTCGAACACCGTGA